One Gossypium raimondii isolate GPD5lz chromosome 3, ASM2569854v1, whole genome shotgun sequence genomic window carries:
- the LOC105794138 gene encoding serine/threonine/tyrosine-protein kinase HT1 — MKNFYWFKQISNNVKSERRLSLGEYKRAVSWSKYLVSSGGEIKGEGEEWSADMSQLLIGNKFASGRHSRIYRGIYKQRVVAIKIISQPEEDENLANFLEKQFISEVALLFHLRHPNIITFVAACKKPPVFCIITEYLAGGSLRKYLHQQEPYSVPLNLALKLALDIARGMQYLHSQGILHRDLKSENLLLGEDMCVKVADFGISCLESQCGSAKGFTGTYRWMAPEMIKEKHHTKKVDVYSFGIVLWELLTALTPFDNMTPEQAAFAVCQKDARPPLPSSCPLAFSHLINRCWSSNPEKRPQFEEIVSILESYAESLEEDPEFFKTYKPSSGRTILRCLPKCITAD, encoded by the exons ATGAAGAATTTTTACTGGTTTAAGCAAATCTCAAACAATGTTAAGTCAGAGAGGAGGCTTTCTCTTGGGGAATACAAAAGAGCAGTTTCTTGGTCTAAGTATTTGGTTTCCTCTGGCGGTGAGATAaaaggagaaggagaagaatGGAGTGCTGACATGTCACAGTTGCTTATTGGCAACAAGTTTGCTTCAGGTAGACATAGTAGGATTTATAGAGGGATATATAAGCAAAGGGTTGTGGCaattaaaattatcagccaGCCTGAGGAGGATGAGAATTTAGCTAACTTTCTTGAGAAGCAGTTCATTTCTGAGGTGGCTTTGCTTTTTCATTTGAGGCATCCCAATATTATCACT TTTGTTGCAGCTTGTAAGAAGCCTCCTGTGTTCTGTATAATCACCGAGTATCTTGCAGGTGGCTCATTAAGAAAGTATTTGCATCAGCAGGAGCCATATTCAGTCCCACTTAATTTAGCTCTAAAATTAGCTCTTGATATTGCACGTGGGATGCAGTACCTTCATTCACAAGGAATACTTCACAGGGATCTCAAATCAGAAAATTTACTCCTTGGAGAAGATATGTGTGTGAAGGTGGCAGATTTTGGTATTTCATGCTTAGAATCTCAGTGTGGTAGTGCAAAGGGATTTACTGGTACTTATCGGTGGATGGCACCTGAAATGATTAAAGAGAAACATCATACAAAGAAAGTAGATGTTTACAGTTTCGGCATAGTCCTTTGGGAGCTTTTAACGGCTTTGACACCATTTGACAACATGACTCCAGAACAGGCTGCATTTGCAGTTTGCCAAAAG GATGCAAGACCACCGCTACCCTCCTCCTGTCCACTTGCGTTTAGTCATCTCATCAACCGATGCTGGTCAAGCAATCCCGAGAAGCGACCACAGTTTGAGGAGATAGTTTCGATTTTGGAAAGTTATGCGGAATCCCTCGAAGAGGATCCGGAATTTTTTAAGACTTATAAACCTTCTTCAGGTCGTACTATTTTGAGGTGCCTGCCAAAATGTATTACTGCGGATTGA